In Zingiber officinale cultivar Zhangliang chromosome 3B, Zo_v1.1, whole genome shotgun sequence, a single window of DNA contains:
- the LOC121967361 gene encoding proline-rich receptor-like protein kinase PERK9 isoform X3 gives MSPPSINGKPPPLSSITGKHTALSSMSPPSIRKPPPLSSITGKFPPLSSMPPPLSLNTGNPPPLSLITGNPPSLSLMTRNPPPQSLITGNPPPLSLITGNPPPLSLFTGKPLPLSSITGKPVIVRVKRKASQAKLDSFWLEINERPHKKPFLGLGNLSISNCGTGKVLNELASEKMLVQRLETVGHSQSVKDVLHSFLVNT, from the exons ATGTCTCCTCCGTCGATCAACGGAAAGCCTCCTCCGCTGAGTTCCATCACCGGAAAGCATACTGCTCTGAGTTCGATGTCTCCTCCGTCCATCAGAAAGCCTCCTCCTCTAAGTTCCATCACTGGAAAGTTTCCTCCGCTGAGTTCCATGCCTCCTCCGCTGAGTTTGAACACAGGAAACCCTCCTCCGCTGAGTTTGATTACAGGAAACCCTCCTTCGCTGAGTTTGATGACAAGAAACCCTCCTCCCCAGAGTTTGATCACAGGAAACCCTCCTCCCCTCAGTTTGATCACAGGAAACCCTCCTCCGCTGAGTTTGTTCACAGGAAAGCCTCTTCCACTGAGTTCGATCACTGGAAAGCCGGTGATCGTAAGGGTTAAGCGGAAGGCCTCCCAAGCAAAACTTGATTCCTTCT GGTTGGAGATTAATGAAAGGCCACATAAAAAACCATTCTTGGGTCTTGGAAATCTCTCCATATCTAATTGCGGCACAGGAAAAG TTCTCAATGAGCTTGCAAGTGAGAAGATGTTAGTTCAGCGTCTTGAGACAGTTGGGCACTCCCAGTCTGTCAAAGATGTGCTGCATTCTTTTTTGGTTAACACCTAA
- the LOC121967361 gene encoding RNA-directed DNA methylation 4-like isoform X2 has translation MKGHIKNHSWVLEISPYLIAAQEKQPSRNIKEFKGRSKERRSLYKPDKKHDQLRAKAIKEHEDLARSARFEQIWKKRGSIDTEECSLYEKCHLYDVVRVDAEDETHQRVPKPKVAPEAGGAILDKYLPLLWEFLPRAAEEIEHDRATIEDNFVYDLYTIGVGVDTDTDNTDEYPLVQVYVEDDYYDGPSQSDYESDDSNAENNSWNDYRDEESDFENSESDYDQSEEEDREDWRWGYR, from the exons ATGAAAGGCCACATAAAAAACCATTCTTGGGTCTTGGAAATCTCTCCATATCTAATTGCGGCACAGGAAAAG CAACCTTCCAGAAATATAAAAGAATTTAAGGGGAGATCTAAGGAGCGTAGAAGTTTGTATAAACCTGATAAG AAACATGATCAATTGCGGGCCAAGGCTATAAAAGAGCATGAG GATCTTGCTAGAAGTGCTCGATTTGAACAAATTTGGAAGAAGAGGGGAAGCATAGATACAGAAGAATGCTCTTTGTATGAAAAATGTCATTTGTATGATGTTGTTCGAGTTGATGCTGAGGATGAAACTCACCAAAGGGTGCCAAAGCCCAA AGTTGCTCCTGAGGCTGGTGGTGCAATTTTGGATAAGTATTTACCACTTCTATGGGAATTCCTTCCACGAGCAGCTGAAGAGATTGAACATGACAGAGCAACTATAGAAG ataattttgtttacgactTATATACCATAGGCGTTGGTGTGGACACAGACACGGATAACACTGATGAGTATCCATT AGTGCAAGTTTATGTGGAGGACGATTATTATGATGGTCCGTCACAATCTGATTATGAAAGTGATGATTCAAATG CTGAGAACAATTCATGGAATGATTATCGCGATGAAGAGTCTGACTTTGAAAATTCTGAATCAGATTATGATCAAAGTGAAGAGGAAGATCGAGAGGATTGGAGATGGGGATATCGTTAA
- the LOC121967361 gene encoding RNA-directed DNA methylation 4-like isoform X1 yields the protein MKGHIKNHSWVLEISPYLIAAQEKQQPSRNIKEFKGRSKERRSLYKPDKKHDQLRAKAIKEHEDLARSARFEQIWKKRGSIDTEECSLYEKCHLYDVVRVDAEDETHQRVPKPKVAPEAGGAILDKYLPLLWEFLPRAAEEIEHDRATIEDNFVYDLYTIGVGVDTDTDNTDEYPLVQVYVEDDYYDGPSQSDYESDDSNAENNSWNDYRDEESDFENSESDYDQSEEEDREDWRWGYR from the exons ATGAAAGGCCACATAAAAAACCATTCTTGGGTCTTGGAAATCTCTCCATATCTAATTGCGGCACAGGAAAAG CAGCAACCTTCCAGAAATATAAAAGAATTTAAGGGGAGATCTAAGGAGCGTAGAAGTTTGTATAAACCTGATAAG AAACATGATCAATTGCGGGCCAAGGCTATAAAAGAGCATGAG GATCTTGCTAGAAGTGCTCGATTTGAACAAATTTGGAAGAAGAGGGGAAGCATAGATACAGAAGAATGCTCTTTGTATGAAAAATGTCATTTGTATGATGTTGTTCGAGTTGATGCTGAGGATGAAACTCACCAAAGGGTGCCAAAGCCCAA AGTTGCTCCTGAGGCTGGTGGTGCAATTTTGGATAAGTATTTACCACTTCTATGGGAATTCCTTCCACGAGCAGCTGAAGAGATTGAACATGACAGAGCAACTATAGAAG ataattttgtttacgactTATATACCATAGGCGTTGGTGTGGACACAGACACGGATAACACTGATGAGTATCCATT AGTGCAAGTTTATGTGGAGGACGATTATTATGATGGTCCGTCACAATCTGATTATGAAAGTGATGATTCAAATG CTGAGAACAATTCATGGAATGATTATCGCGATGAAGAGTCTGACTTTGAAAATTCTGAATCAGATTATGATCAAAGTGAAGAGGAAGATCGAGAGGATTGGAGATGGGGATATCGTTAA